From one Lycium ferocissimum isolate CSIRO_LF1 chromosome 7, AGI_CSIRO_Lferr_CH_V1, whole genome shotgun sequence genomic stretch:
- the LOC132065260 gene encoding TOM1-like protein 9 isoform X2, whose translation MHVAEKGLLQQMVKMVKKKPDFHVKEKILISIDTWQEAFGGPRARYPQYYGAYQELLRLGAVFPQRSAPVLTPPQTHPLASDPHNRQKPESGQNAAESSADAEYPTLSLAEIQNARGIMDVLAEMLNALGPENKEGLRQDVIVDLVEQCRTYKQRLVHLVNSTTDESLLCQGLALNDDLQRVLAKHEAIASGTSVKGETSKSEPARSLVDVDAPLIDTGTSDQSDQGSTSNALGTQLLLPAPPSANGLSTTPTKVDPMIDLLSGNDFDPPTAENALALVPVGEPQPASPSQQNALAILDMFSQPSTTPSTYSVGQAHPSSPQFQQPQDFHSVQPSLYQNGSVPGMSNAQGSNPAWNGQMSQQQQPASPVYGNQSTNPFPLPPWEAEAEDSQIMGSPHAQPMPNNPLMPGSSQALAMHTNQVMPGSPHAMSMQNNQLVAANPQQMAGGAYLHGMYAQPNAAGQPAMMNNQAMQSNQMEGFHPQQFQGGQPAGSFPQQMPPGHMAYMYSQQMYANQMASYGYGNAQQQNAQFLNQGMSGLSVRDNGTLNNSTYPVSTPSYVPSGKPSKPQDKLFGDLVDLSKFKPTNGAPGRAGST comes from the exons ATGCATGTTGCTGAGAAAGGTCTTCTTCAACAGATGGTGAAAATGGTAAAGAAGAAG CCCGACTTTCACGTCAAGGAGAAGATATTAATTTCGATAGACACTTGGCAAGAAGCTTTTGGAGGACCAAGGGCGAGATACCCACAATATTATGGAGCCTACCAAGAGTTGTTG CGCCTTGGAGCAGTATTCCCTCAGAGATCAGCACCTGTGCTCACACCTCCCCAAACACATCCACTGGCATCTGATCCACATAATCGTCAGAAGCCTGAATCTGGACAGAATGCAGCAGAGTCTTCAGCAGATGCTGAGTATCCCACCTTGAG CTTGGCAGAGATCCAGAATGCAcgtggtattatggatgttctTGCTGAAATGCTGAATGCATTAGGTCCTGAAAACAAAGAG GGACTTAGACAAGATGTCATTGTTGATTTGGTGGAACAATGCCGTACCTACAAGCAGAGATTGGTACACCTTGTGAACTCGACTAC GGATGAGTCACTGTTATGCCAAGGACTAGCGCTGAATGATGACTTACAGCGTGTATTGGCTAAACATGAAGCTATTGCTTCGGGAACTTCTGTTAAAGGGGAAACATCAAAATCTGAACCTGCTCGATCCCTTGTAGATGTTGATGCTCCTCTTATTGATACTGGAACCAGCGACCAGTCAGACCAAGG ATCTACATCAAATGCTTTAGGGACACAGTTGCTTCTTCCTGCTCCTCCGTCAGCTAATGGTCTATCAACAACTCCAACAAAAGTTGACCCTATGATAGATCTTCTGAGTGGAAATGACTTTGACCCTCCAACAGCAGAGAATGCTCTTGCGCTTGTTCCTGTTGGAGAACCTCAGCCAGCAAGTCCTTCACAGCAGAATGCCCTTGCTATTCTCGACATGTTTTCACAGCCAAGCACCACCCCCTCTACATATTCAGTTGGTCAGGCACATCCTTCATCCCCTCAATTTCAGCAGCCACAGGATTTTCATTCTGTGCAACCATCTTTGTACCAAAATGGAAGTGTCCCTGGTATGAGCAATGCTCAAGGCTCCAATCCTGCCTGGAACGGGCAGATGTCTCAGCAACAACAGCCAGCTTCTCCAGTCTACG GTAATCAAAGCACTAATCCTTTTCCACTTCCTCCATGGGAAGCTGAGGCAGAAGACAGCCAAATAATGGGTAGCCCTCATGCTCAGCCTATGCCAAATAATCCATTGATGCCAGGTAGTTCACAAGCTCTAGCAATGCACACTAATCAGGTGATGCCTGGCAGTCCCCACGCTATGTCCATGCAAAATAATCAGCTGGTTGCAGCCAACCCCCAGCAAATGGCCGGTGGTGCATACCTCCATGGCATGTATGCACAGCCAAATGCTGCTGGACAGCCTGCTATGATGAACAATCAGGCCATGCAAAGCAATCAGATGGAAGGCTTCCATCCTCAACAATTCCAAGGTGGACAACCAGCGGGTTCGTTTCCACAACAAATGCCACCTGGGCACATGGCTTACATGTATTCCCAGCAAATGTATGCCAACCAAATGGCCAGCTATGGTTATGGTAATGCTCAACAACAAAATGCGCAATTCCTAAACCAAGGGATGTCTGGGCTCTCTGTGAGGGATAATGGTACCCTCAACAATTCTACCTATCCAGTTTCCACTCCTTCATATGTGCCATCTGGAAAGCCCTCGAAGCCGCAAGACAAATTGTTCGGGGACCTTGTTGACCTTTCaaaattcaaaccaaccaatggTGCCCCCGGCAGAGCTGGTAGCACGTGA
- the LOC132065260 gene encoding TOM1-like protein 9 isoform X1, with amino-acid sequence MVNFLVERATSDMLIGPDWAMNIEICDICNRDPAQAKDVVKGIKKRLGSRKSKVQLLALTLLEAIVKNCGDIVHMHVAEKGLLQQMVKMVKKKPDFHVKEKILISIDTWQEAFGGPRARYPQYYGAYQELLRLGAVFPQRSAPVLTPPQTHPLASDPHNRQKPESGQNAAESSADAEYPTLSLAEIQNARGIMDVLAEMLNALGPENKEGLRQDVIVDLVEQCRTYKQRLVHLVNSTTDESLLCQGLALNDDLQRVLAKHEAIASGTSVKGETSKSEPARSLVDVDAPLIDTGTSDQSDQGSTSNALGTQLLLPAPPSANGLSTTPTKVDPMIDLLSGNDFDPPTAENALALVPVGEPQPASPSQQNALAILDMFSQPSTTPSTYSVGQAHPSSPQFQQPQDFHSVQPSLYQNGSVPGMSNAQGSNPAWNGQMSQQQQPASPVYGNQSTNPFPLPPWEAEAEDSQIMGSPHAQPMPNNPLMPGSSQALAMHTNQVMPGSPHAMSMQNNQLVAANPQQMAGGAYLHGMYAQPNAAGQPAMMNNQAMQSNQMEGFHPQQFQGGQPAGSFPQQMPPGHMAYMYSQQMYANQMASYGYGNAQQQNAQFLNQGMSGLSVRDNGTLNNSTYPVSTPSYVPSGKPSKPQDKLFGDLVDLSKFKPTNGAPGRAGST; translated from the exons CTGTTGGAAGCAATTGTGAAGAATTGTGGAGACATTGTGCATATGCATGTTGCTGAGAAAGGTCTTCTTCAACAGATGGTGAAAATGGTAAAGAAGAAG CCCGACTTTCACGTCAAGGAGAAGATATTAATTTCGATAGACACTTGGCAAGAAGCTTTTGGAGGACCAAGGGCGAGATACCCACAATATTATGGAGCCTACCAAGAGTTGTTG CGCCTTGGAGCAGTATTCCCTCAGAGATCAGCACCTGTGCTCACACCTCCCCAAACACATCCACTGGCATCTGATCCACATAATCGTCAGAAGCCTGAATCTGGACAGAATGCAGCAGAGTCTTCAGCAGATGCTGAGTATCCCACCTTGAG CTTGGCAGAGATCCAGAATGCAcgtggtattatggatgttctTGCTGAAATGCTGAATGCATTAGGTCCTGAAAACAAAGAG GGACTTAGACAAGATGTCATTGTTGATTTGGTGGAACAATGCCGTACCTACAAGCAGAGATTGGTACACCTTGTGAACTCGACTAC GGATGAGTCACTGTTATGCCAAGGACTAGCGCTGAATGATGACTTACAGCGTGTATTGGCTAAACATGAAGCTATTGCTTCGGGAACTTCTGTTAAAGGGGAAACATCAAAATCTGAACCTGCTCGATCCCTTGTAGATGTTGATGCTCCTCTTATTGATACTGGAACCAGCGACCAGTCAGACCAAGG ATCTACATCAAATGCTTTAGGGACACAGTTGCTTCTTCCTGCTCCTCCGTCAGCTAATGGTCTATCAACAACTCCAACAAAAGTTGACCCTATGATAGATCTTCTGAGTGGAAATGACTTTGACCCTCCAACAGCAGAGAATGCTCTTGCGCTTGTTCCTGTTGGAGAACCTCAGCCAGCAAGTCCTTCACAGCAGAATGCCCTTGCTATTCTCGACATGTTTTCACAGCCAAGCACCACCCCCTCTACATATTCAGTTGGTCAGGCACATCCTTCATCCCCTCAATTTCAGCAGCCACAGGATTTTCATTCTGTGCAACCATCTTTGTACCAAAATGGAAGTGTCCCTGGTATGAGCAATGCTCAAGGCTCCAATCCTGCCTGGAACGGGCAGATGTCTCAGCAACAACAGCCAGCTTCTCCAGTCTACG GTAATCAAAGCACTAATCCTTTTCCACTTCCTCCATGGGAAGCTGAGGCAGAAGACAGCCAAATAATGGGTAGCCCTCATGCTCAGCCTATGCCAAATAATCCATTGATGCCAGGTAGTTCACAAGCTCTAGCAATGCACACTAATCAGGTGATGCCTGGCAGTCCCCACGCTATGTCCATGCAAAATAATCAGCTGGTTGCAGCCAACCCCCAGCAAATGGCCGGTGGTGCATACCTCCATGGCATGTATGCACAGCCAAATGCTGCTGGACAGCCTGCTATGATGAACAATCAGGCCATGCAAAGCAATCAGATGGAAGGCTTCCATCCTCAACAATTCCAAGGTGGACAACCAGCGGGTTCGTTTCCACAACAAATGCCACCTGGGCACATGGCTTACATGTATTCCCAGCAAATGTATGCCAACCAAATGGCCAGCTATGGTTATGGTAATGCTCAACAACAAAATGCGCAATTCCTAAACCAAGGGATGTCTGGGCTCTCTGTGAGGGATAATGGTACCCTCAACAATTCTACCTATCCAGTTTCCACTCCTTCATATGTGCCATCTGGAAAGCCCTCGAAGCCGCAAGACAAATTGTTCGGGGACCTTGTTGACCTTTCaaaattcaaaccaaccaatggTGCCCCCGGCAGAGCTGGTAGCACGTGA
- the LOC132065261 gene encoding protein PEROXIN-4 isoform X1 produces MVMQASRARLIKEYKEVQREKTADPDIQLVCDDSNIFKWTALINGPSETPYDGGVFQLAFSVPEQYPLQPPQVRFLTKIFHPNVHFKTGEICLDILKNAWSPAWTLQSVCRAIIALMAHPEPDSPLNCDSGNLLRSGDIRGFQSMARMYTRLAAMPKKG; encoded by the exons ATGGTGATGCAGGCTTCAAGGGCAAGACTTATCAAGGAGTACAAAGAAGTACAGAGAGAGAAAACAGCTGATCCTGATATTCAATTAGTTTGTGATGATTCTAATATCTTTAAATGGACGGCTCTTATTAAT GGACCATCTGAAACTCCTTATGATGGTGGAGTATTCCAGCTCGCTTTCTCAGTTCCAGAGCAGTATCCTTTGCAACCTCCTCAAGTGCGGTTCCTGACCAAAATATTTCACCCAAACGTTCATTTTAAG ACTGGAGAGATTTGCCTTGATATTTTGAAGAATGCATGGAGCCCAGCATGGACACTCCAGTCTGTTTGTCGAGCTATAATTGCTTTGATGGCTCATCCTGAACCTGATAGCCCGCTAAACTGTGACTCAG GCAATCTTCTTCGATCCGGTGATATCAGAGGATTTCAATCAATGGCAAGGATGTATACTAGGCTTGCAGCAATGCCCAAGAAGGGATAA
- the LOC132065261 gene encoding protein PEROXIN-4 isoform X2 codes for MQASRARLIKEYKEVQREKTADPDIQLVCDDSNIFKWTALINGPSETPYDGGVFQLAFSVPEQYPLQPPQVRFLTKIFHPNVHFKTGEICLDILKNAWSPAWTLQSVCRAIIALMAHPEPDSPLNCDSGNLLRSGDIRGFQSMARMYTRLAAMPKKG; via the exons ATGCAG GCTTCAAGGGCAAGACTTATCAAGGAGTACAAAGAAGTACAGAGAGAGAAAACAGCTGATCCTGATATTCAATTAGTTTGTGATGATTCTAATATCTTTAAATGGACGGCTCTTATTAAT GGACCATCTGAAACTCCTTATGATGGTGGAGTATTCCAGCTCGCTTTCTCAGTTCCAGAGCAGTATCCTTTGCAACCTCCTCAAGTGCGGTTCCTGACCAAAATATTTCACCCAAACGTTCATTTTAAG ACTGGAGAGATTTGCCTTGATATTTTGAAGAATGCATGGAGCCCAGCATGGACACTCCAGTCTGTTTGTCGAGCTATAATTGCTTTGATGGCTCATCCTGAACCTGATAGCCCGCTAAACTGTGACTCAG GCAATCTTCTTCGATCCGGTGATATCAGAGGATTTCAATCAATGGCAAGGATGTATACTAGGCTTGCAGCAATGCCCAAGAAGGGATAA